In Bifidobacterium sp. ESL0775, the following are encoded in one genomic region:
- the rplC gene encoding 50S ribosomal protein L3, giving the protein MSLQKANRSALLGRKLGMSQVWDEQGFFVPVTLVDVSTNVVTCVKTEESDGYKAVQLGYGQIDPTKVTKPMAGHFAKAGVTPRRHLVEVRTDNVDDFKPGQELTADLFADGSEVDVTGTTKGKGFAGTIKRWGFKSYRRTHGSHKNERRPGSVGACATPSRILKGKRMAGRMGHVTSTVQNLEVVSSDKENGVIAIKGALPGPKGGIVLLRSAVKGA; this is encoded by the coding sequence ATGTCGTTGCAGAAAGCAAATCGTTCTGCACTGCTGGGCCGCAAGCTTGGTATGTCGCAGGTTTGGGACGAGCAGGGTTTCTTCGTTCCCGTGACGCTCGTTGATGTGTCCACGAACGTGGTCACTTGCGTCAAGACCGAAGAGAGTGATGGCTACAAGGCCGTCCAACTCGGCTATGGCCAGATTGATCCCACCAAGGTGACCAAGCCCATGGCTGGTCATTTCGCGAAGGCGGGCGTCACCCCGCGTCGTCATCTGGTCGAGGTCCGCACGGACAACGTCGACGATTTCAAGCCCGGTCAGGAACTGACCGCCGACTTGTTCGCCGATGGTTCGGAAGTGGACGTCACCGGTACGACCAAGGGCAAGGGCTTCGCCGGAACCATCAAGCGTTGGGGTTTCAAGTCCTATCGTCGTACTCACGGCTCCCACAAGAACGAGCGTCGCCCCGGCTCAGTCGGTGCATGCGCCACGCCGAGCCGTATTTTGAAGGGCAAGCGTATGGCCGGTCGTATGGGCCATGTCACTTCCACCGTGCAGAACCTTGAGGTCGTTTCCTCCGATAAGGAGAACGGCGTCATCGCCATCAAGGGCGCTCTTCCAGGGCCCAAGGGTGGCATCGTCCTGCTTCGTTCGGCTGTGAAGGGAGCCTGA
- the rpsJ gene encoding 30S ribosomal protein S10 → MAGQKIRIRLKSYDHEVIDQSAKKIVETVTNAGATVVGPVPLPTEKNVFVVIRSPHKYKDSREQFEMRTHKRLIDIVDPTPKAVDSLMHIDLPADVNIEIKL, encoded by the coding sequence ATGGCGGGACAGAAAATCCGCATCAGGCTTAAGTCCTATGACCATGAGGTCATCGACCAATCGGCGAAGAAAATCGTCGAGACGGTCACGAACGCGGGTGCCACTGTGGTGGGCCCGGTTCCTCTGCCTACTGAGAAGAACGTCTTTGTGGTAATTCGTTCTCCTCATAAATACAAGGATTCTCGCGAGCAATTCGAGATGCGCACTCATAAGCGCCTCATCGACATCGTGGACCCGACCCCCAAGGCCGTGGATTCACTGATGCACATCGATTTGCCTGCGGATGTCAATATCGAGATCAAGCTGTAA
- the rplD gene encoding 50S ribosomal protein L4 — MAKVTLNVTDAKGKSAGTVEAPVEIFGISNEEVEAHVPLIHQVVVAQLAAARQGTHAVKSRGDVSGGGKKPWKQKGTGRARQGSIRAPQWVHGGIAHGPVPRDYSQRTPKKMKAGALRYVLSNRANAGRVAVVDFGIKDTPSTKAAVAALTPVSRNEFTTVVLSRDNVNEWLSVRNIPTVHVLFADQLNTYDVVTAQYVVFSKEGFDAFVAAKTEPKEA, encoded by the coding sequence ATGGCAAAAGTAACACTCAATGTCACCGACGCCAAGGGCAAGTCCGCTGGCACCGTTGAGGCGCCGGTCGAGATCTTCGGCATCTCCAATGAAGAGGTCGAGGCTCACGTCCCGCTGATTCATCAGGTGGTCGTCGCTCAGCTCGCCGCAGCACGTCAGGGCACCCACGCGGTCAAGAGCCGTGGCGATGTCTCTGGTGGCGGCAAGAAGCCGTGGAAGCAGAAGGGCACCGGTCGCGCTCGTCAGGGCTCGATTCGCGCTCCCCAGTGGGTTCACGGTGGTATCGCTCACGGCCCAGTGCCGCGCGATTATTCCCAGCGCACTCCCAAGAAGATGAAGGCCGGCGCTCTGCGCTATGTGCTTTCCAACCGCGCGAACGCCGGTCGTGTCGCCGTCGTCGACTTTGGCATCAAGGACACTCCGTCCACCAAGGCCGCCGTCGCAGCGCTCACCCCGGTAAGCCGCAACGAGTTCACCACCGTCGTGCTTTCACGCGACAACGTGAACGAGTGGCTTTCCGTTCGCAACATCCCGACGGTGCATGTGCTCTTCGCAGATCAGCTCAACACCTACGATGTGGTTACCGCTCAGTATGTCGTCTTCAGCAAGGAAGGCTTCGATGCCTTCGTCGCCGCCAAGACTGAGCCCAAGGAGGCCTGA
- the rplW gene encoding 50S ribosomal protein L23, with product MVAIHNPAHDVIIKPVVSEKSYAAGDRGQYTFVVAPDANKVQIKQAVETIFNVKVTNVNTLNRAGKRQRTRTGFGSRVNQKRAIVTVAEGQSIDIFGK from the coding sequence ATGGTAGCTATTCACAATCCCGCCCACGATGTCATCATCAAGCCGGTAGTCTCCGAAAAGAGCTACGCCGCCGGTGACCGTGGCCAGTACACTTTCGTGGTCGCTCCTGACGCCAACAAGGTTCAGATCAAGCAGGCCGTCGAAACAATCTTCAACGTCAAGGTGACGAACGTCAACACCCTCAACCGCGCAGGCAAGCGCCAGCGCACCCGCACCGGATTCGGTTCTCGCGTCAATCAGAAGCGCGCGATCGTCACGGTCGCCGAGGGTCAGTCAATCGACATCTTCGGCAAGTGA